The Pseudanabaena sp. PCC 6802 genomic interval CTAGAGATTGTCACCGAGATCGATCTGGCGATCGCCCGCGCTCGCTATGCCTACTGGCTGGGAGCCAATCCCCCTGCCTTTGTTGAGGGTACGATCAATGGCAATATTACCCTGCGTCAGTTGCGACATCCCCTATTGGTCTGGCAGCAACAGCACGAGCAAGGTCATGCCGTAGTGCCAGTAGATGTAACGATCGATTCGACTATTCGGGTAGTGGTAATTACTGGTCCCAATACAGGCGGCAAAACGGCGACCTTAAAAACCTTTGGTTTAGCTGCCTTAATGGCTAAAGCTGGCATGTTCGTTCCAGCGCGGGAACCAGTGGAATTGCCCTGGTTTGATGCCGTTCTGGCGGATATTGGCGACGAACAGTCCCTACAACAAAGCCTTTCTACTTTTTCGGGGCACATTCGCCGCATCGCTCGCATCTTAGCTCAAACTTCGCCTCAGAGCTTAGTACTGCTCGATGAAGTGGGGGCAGGTACCGACCCCACCGAAGGGAGCGCGATCGCCAGGGCTTTACTGGAACATCTCGCCGATCGTGCGCGTTTGACCGTTGCGACGACGCATTTTGGTGAATTAAAAACGTTGAAATATCAAGATCCCCGCTTTGAAAATGCCTCGGTAGAGTTCGATGACGTGCAGCTTGCACCTACCTATCGCCTGCAATGGGGCATTCCGGGTAGATCGAACGCGATCGCGATTTCACGTAGACTCGGTCTCCCAGATGAAATCCTGGAGCCCGCCCAAAATCATCTCGGGACTGGTTCGGCGGAGATTAACACGGCGATCGCGGAACTAGAGGCACAACGACGCGAGCAAGTTAGCAAAACCGAAGCCGCCGCCGAACTATTGCAGGCAACGGAGAAATTACATCGCGAAATCGGTGAAAAGTCAGCCGTGCTGCGATCGCAATACCAAGAGTTGCGCGCCATGCAAGAAAACGAGGTGGCAGCAGCGATCAAGCAAGCTAAAAAAGAAATTGCCCGCGTCATTCGCAAATTACAGGCGGGCGACGGTTCGGCTCAGGCTGCCCAGCACGCCGAGCAGCGCTGCGAGGAACTGAGCAAGCGGCATCTACCATCGCAGCAGGTACAAACAAAACCGCAAGCTACGACTTATACACCTCAAGTTGGCGATCGCGTGCGGATCGTCTCGCTCAATCAAAAGGTACAGGTATTATCGTTGCCAAATAGCGCTGGCGAACTCTCGGTGCGCCTGGGGCAAATGAAGATGACCGTGAATCTTAAGGATATCGAACCAATTTCCGTTTAACCAACGGCGGGATCGACTTGTGGAGTGACAGAGTCGAGGCTCGCAACCACAAAGGGCAGATCGCATTTATCTTGGAAAACGCTGAGATCGAACCAAAAAGTCGTACCAACACCGACTTCGCTCTTGAGATGGACGCTACTATGGTGCTTCTCAATAATGTTGCGCACGATGGATAACCCCAATCCCGTACCTTCCAAGGTATGTACGCGATTCTCTACGCGGAAAAAGCGATCGAAAATCCGCCGCTGATCCTCAGAGTCAATGCCAATACCCGTATCTGCCACCTCAACTCGGACGCGGTTAACCGATCTATGGGGGATGGTAGCGTTTTGATCTTGCCATTCATAGGCACGGATGAAAACCTGACCGCCAGGGTTAGTAAACTTGAGTGCATTACCGACTAGATTGGCAAGTACCTGTAACAACAGGTCGTAGTTGCCCCAAACCTTAGCTAGATTTGGCGATATTTCCTTGCGCAATTCAACTCCCTTATCGCGCGCGTTAAGCTGATACGTGCGCACGGTTTGCTCGACGGTTTGATTGAGATCGACAGCATCGAATACATATTGCTTGCCGGACTCTAGGCGCGACAAATCCAGCACATCATTGACCAGGCGAGTCAGGCGATCTGTTTCTCGGTTGGCTGTATCGAGAAACTCGTGCTTTTGCTCGTCGGTTAACTCATCACCATACTCATACAGCGTTTCAATGAAAGACTTGATATTAAACAATGGCGTGCGCAGTTCGTGGCTGACGTTACTGATAAACCGACTTTGAGCTGCATTTAGCTCTACCTCGCGGGTGATATCCTGCACGGTCATGGCAATACCTCTGACGGTATTGCTAGTTCCCATCACAGTGTCAATCCAAAAGCGCAGAGAATGGTTAAACCCACCTTCACCTGGTTCTCCGGCGTGCATGATGCGAAATTCGCCGCCTTCGCGCTCTCCGACAGCAATCTCCAGTAAAGGCCGCGAGATCTCCGTTGCCACGGGGGCAGGTAATATTTGCAAGATATTAGTGCCAATAACTTTGCTGGCATCTAAATCCAGGATAGCGATCGCAGCGGGGTTTGCCAGCATCACCTTCATATCGGCATCCAATAACACGGCTCCATCGGCGATCGTCGATACCAGAGTTTCCAATTTCGCTTTTTCCGCCGTTAACTCCTCAATATTTTGCTCCTCGTAGCTTGCCAGCCGGATCGCCATATTATTAAAGCTTCTGATGAGTTCGCCCAACTCACCGCCAAAGGGCAGGTCGATCCTTTGCTTGAAGTTACCGCTCGCAATACTTTGCACCCCAACTACCAGTTCTTTGATCGGCTTCGTAATCGTGACAGCGTTAGAAGCTGCTCCCAAAATTACCATTGCCCAGATGGAGACAAACACAGCAGTTGCCACGTCCAGCGTCAAGTTAGAAGAAACTACAGCGGTAGGGTTAGGGTTAATCCCGATTGCTAAAGTTCCGAGCGATTTGCCTGAGTCGGTAAGATTAACAAATACATCCGTAACCTCGCCCTCTGGAGTAGCATGCTGGCGCACTTGAGGACGACCGGGGGTAGTATTTGGCTCCTTGGGAATTTGAATGCGACGGCGGATAGTGAGGGAGTTTTTGACCTCGCTAGAGGAAAATGGAATGCCGTAGTAAATTTCACCGTTGTTATCGGCGTAGAGAATATAACGAATGCTGGAACTACTATCGTAAAAATTTTTAGATAGTCGAGCTACCTCTGCCAGGTTATCTTCTGCAACCAGATGCGCCACATTATCGGCAAGTAGTAAACCTAGATCTCGTCCAAACCTGGTATCGCTGAGACGAGCATCGGTTTGAATGTCATTAACTGCCCAAAATGTTACCCCACTCATGAGTAGAGAAACTAACAGAGTCACTAAGGCCATAAGCTTGGTTTGAAGCGTGACCTCTGACCACCAACGCCGAATAGTTGTGTAGATATGTGACAGTAGTTTAAGCAACGCTTTAAATTAAGAAGTTTTTGTAAAAGTGTAAAAGGTAAGTAAAAGTAAATTTTAATAAATACTACTATTCTGCCATGGCTAGTATGATGGATAGCATAAGCAAAAGGGGACTTTTCGATCGCATTTTCTCAACTTTCGTTTAATATGCAAACAAGCTTATTTAGAAAGTTAAAACACGTGAGGATATCAAGATGGATGAGGCTGAAATTACACAAGCTCTGCAAGCCGACCTGAACTTCTTTAAAGTTAAGGTTCAGGCTAAGCATAGGGACGATCAGTTACACATCTTGATTAGTCGCAGTCAAACTAATGATGTGGATTACACCGTTTTGTTTGACGCAGTTCAAAATACCTTGACCCAGCACAAACTACCTGTAGAAGTTTTCACCGTTTACGGCAGAATATTCGGCTCCAAGCATCCAGAATGGCAGCGACAGGGTTCGTTACAACAGATTACAGATGCAGGAGTAGCTGTTACCTCTGCCGTACAAGCTAGCCCACCACTAGCAGACCTGACTCCGGCTCTCACTCCGACAGCAGCAGACTACCTGGCAGAAGTAGATGATTTTACAAGTGATGCTGTAGATTTACCCGACATATATACGCCTGGAGCGACTGCCAAACCTGAGAATGCCAATCTAGATATCGAAGCGATCGCTGCATCAGCCGCTGATGATGTTGAAGATTCTGAGGAGCTATGGAATGTCGAGACCAGCGCATCGGATTTTGAGATACCCGATCTCGATATTGAGGCTGCCACATCGGATTTTGAAATAACTGACGCAGATATTGAGACGGTGACATCAGATCTGCAAGCGGATGACATGTGGGGTGTAAGGACAACTACTACCACGCCAAGCGCAGACGACTCTGATGACATGTGGAATGTAGAGACAACGGAATCGAGCTTTGAGATATCTGATGCAATGGATGCAGAACTGGAGCGTTCTCTAGCTGACGATCTGGAGATGCCTGACCTTAGCAGCGATGACACCTCTGCTTCGATTAGATCCGATATCTCGAATCTAGACGAATCCGACCTGAGTGGTGAAACGCCTTCTATATCTGATGATTTTGGACTGGCTGAATACAGTCCGGATTTGTCTGTGTCTGAGGAATTTGACATGTCCGCAGATAGTCAGGAATCTTCTATGGAGGCCGACACAGCTTCTTCAGCAACGACAGAACCAACAGCGCGTAGCGGGGGCAAAAAAGCTGTGGGAGCGATCGCTCTGGCGGCTTTACTAGCAGTAGCTGGTGGTGGAGGCTGGTTTGTATTTGACAAATCAGCGCAGGAGCAGAAATTAGCTGAAGCCCAGGCCATATCTGCTAAGACATTTGACCCGAACCAGTTGGGGAAAGTAGAGGCATTGCAAGATGCCCACGCCCAACTAAAGAAAGCCGTCACGCTATTAGGAGAGATTCCTAACCGTCCTGGTTCTCCCTACGAGCAAGCACAATCAGAGCTAAAAGCGCTGCAACCCAAGTTACAGGCCGTTGAAGCCAAACTCAATGCGGAGAAACCAGCGATCGACAAGCTAGAGAATGCCAAGAAATTAGCTATGGATGCTAGCATCATCGTTCAAAACCCACCACATAAAGCAGATGTGTGGCAAAATGCCCAGACCAAGTGGCAGGAAGCGCTCAAACTACTGGAAAGCATCCCCCCAAGCAGTTTAGCGGCAGCGGAGGTCACACAAAAACTAGAACTATATCGCAGTAACTATGCTGCGATTACGGCACAGTTGCAAAAGCAAAAACAAATTGATTTTGCTGCTTCGCTCTGGCCGCAGGCTTTAGGCCCCGATCTGCAAGCAGAAATTCAACAACTCAAAGCCCGCAATCTACCGCATCCTCAATTTATTAGCGGCTGTATCGAGATCGTTAGCCCTCGGTTGAACGTGGGAGAGTTGAAGCAACAAGGCTTTCAACCCGATCGATTCTCGAAAGTCTTCTGCGAATACGTGGCATCGACAAAATAAGGAGATTTCCAGAAAACACGGGATTTGCTGAGATTGGGCGATCCCGAGTCTAAAACTTTTCCCTTGCCTTTTGCATTGTCACCTATGACTCTACGCGATCTGGTTGGACATGGGGATGTGGGTCTGCGTCTCCACGCAGGGGTGGAAGCCCTGCAACCCGTCCTAATACGAATTGATGGTGCTGGAAATGAATAATTGGTTATTGCGCCAACGTCAAAAACACCCGTGGGGTATTTATGCACTGTTGTTTGTATTGGGCTTGGCGATCGCCATTGGCATTTACTTCATTTTCTTTCGCGCCGAAGAAAAACTCGATGCCAAGGTGCCATCGCTCCCGCAGCACCCACAGATTCAGGTGTACATGAATCATAACGAATCTGATAGTTATACCGATCGCTACCGCCGTATCCTGCGCTATGGTGACAACCTGGAACGCATACTGCTCGACAACATCAACCAAGCTGATACGAGCATAGATGTAGCAGTACAGGAGTTGCGGTTGCCCAGTATTGTCAAAGCCTTAATCGAGCGCCAAAAAGCAGGAGTAAAAGTCCGTCTCATTCTGGACAATACCTACAATCGCAGTTATAGCGAATATACCTCAGCGGAAATTGCCAAACTCAATAGTAGAGCGAAACAAAAATATCGGGATTTCTTTGCGTTTGTCGATGTCAATCGAGATGGCAAATTAAGTCCCACTGAGATAAGCGATCGCGATGCTATTGTCATCCTGAAAAATTCCAATCTACCCTATATCGATGACACGGCAGACAATTCTCGCGGAACGGGGTTAATGCATCATAAATTCATGGTAATTGATGAGAAAGTCATACTGGCTGGCTCCGCCAACTATACCATGAGCGATATCCACGGTGATTTTAGCAATCCTAACTCCACTGGCAATGCCAATAACCTGGTCAGAATTGAGAACGAAGAGGTAGCCAAATTATTTACGCAGGAATTCGATCTTATGTGGGGCGATGGGCCAGGTGGACAGGCCAATAGCTTATTTGGTAGCAAGAAACCCTATCGCAAAGTCAAATACGTTCTGGTTGGAGATGCTCAGGTGCGGGTCAAATTCTCTCCCGATTCTAGAAATCTCTCCTTTGAGCAAACTAGCAGTGGCTTGATCGGTACCGTACTGGCTAGTGGCGAGCAATCTGCCGATCTAGCATTGTTTGTATTTTCGGAACCTGTCTTGGGCAATATCCTCGAAACTCGACAGAAAAAAAATGTTAATGTCCGGGTTCTGGTTGACTCGAATTTTGCCTACAGAAACTATGCCACCACTCTGGATATGTGGGGCTTTGTCTCCACGCAAGACTGTAAGTTTGGGAATGGTCGTCCTTGGGCAGCCCCAATTAAGACGGCTGGTATCCCTAGCCTATCAGCAGGAGATTTGCTCCATCACAAGTTTGCCACGATCGATCGACATCTTGTCGTCACTGGCTCGCATAACTGGTCGATTAATGCTAACTACAATAACGATGAAGCGATCGTTGCAATTAATAACCCAGTGGTAGCAGCACACTTTCAACGCGAATTCGATCGCCTGTATGCAAATGCTATTCTTGGCCCCACTGTCAAACTAAAGAAAAGCGCGCCGACTATCTGTCCGAGTAAACTTAAGGGGATATTCAAACCAGAGAACCAAACCCTAGTGCCAGCCAAAACGCAGGCGATCGAGTCAGAAGAAACGTTACCTAACGAGTAGATAGGGCATCGGCTCTGAGGTCGTCGATCAGTCGAGCGAGTTGGTCGCTATCTGCCTGGTAGACCTGCGCGCAAAAGTGACAGGTCGCTTCAGCACCGTCATCCTTGACAATCATGTCCTTTAACTCTGCCTCGCCCAGCATCTTCAAGGCTCCCAAAACGCGATCGAACGAGCACTTGCATTGAAATCTGACTAACTGTGTTTCTGGGAATATCTCTAAACCCAGATCGCCAAGCAGGTCTTGCATAACCCCAGACAGAGATTTACCCTGGCGCAGTAACGGGGTAAAACCAGTCAAAGCACTGATGCGAGACTCTAGAAGTTCGATCAAACGCACGTCATGGGCTGCTTGGGGTAAAACTTGCAGAAGTAGCCCACCAGCCGCCGCTACGCCAGTTTTATCGACAAATACCCCTAGTAACAGGGCAGAAGGTGTTTGCTCGGAAGATACAAGGTAATGGGTCAGATCTTCACCGATTTCGCCGGACACCAGTTCAACCGTACTGGAGTAGGGATAGTCATAGCCAGTATCCTTCACTACATAGACAAAACCATTGCGCCCTACCGCTTTACCCACATCGAGTTTACCTTTGTCGTTGGGGGGCAGTTCTACTTGAGGATTGGTGACATAACCTCTAACCGTGCCATCCAGGCCAGCATCTGCAAACACAACACCCAAAGGCCCGTCACCATTAATGCGGATATTAATACGCGCTTCTGCCTTTTTCATGCTGGAGGATAGCAACAAGCCCGCGCTCATTGTCCGACCGAGAGCGGCGGTTGCCACGGCTGACATTTTGTGACGGCGGCGTGCTTCTTCTGTAAGTTGAGTTGAAATTAAGCCTACGGCGCGAATACCGCCGTCAGCCGCAGTGGCACGAAGTAACTGGTCAGCCATTGATTCACACTTCTATTTTGTAACTATCTACCAACACTTAATATTACGCAAAATTACTGGGTCGTAGAATCCGTCTTCAGACTATTTTTGGCGCGATCTGGTTTATATAGCCATAGACAGATCTGTTAGGACAGAGGGTGTGGGGGCTGCGCCCCCACGCAGGGGAGGCAGGGCGGTCTTGGGGGTTCCCCGCTAGAGCCACTGCCGTGTGAAACCCCTGCACCCCGTCCTAAGCCTGTTGACTATAGCTGGGGGTGAGGGGGGTGTTATCCTTTGTCGCGATCGCTTAATCTAAATTCACAATTGGTAGGTAAATAGGATCGATCTGACAATCTTCGCTAAAATGAACGGATTGAGTATATTTGCTACTGAAACATGCTGCAAAGCGCTGAGCGAGCCATTCCCGACCCACAAGATTCTGCTGCTAAGCGCAAGCTATGGCTGGCAGCTATCAAGCCACCTATGTACAGCGTTGCCATTATTCCGATTACGACTGGTACGGCGATCGCCTTCCATGAAACTGGCATTATGCACTGGGGCGTATTTGCGAATTTCTTAATCTCCGCAATTTTGATTCTGGTCTGGGAAAATCTGAGCAACGACGTGTTCGACTCTGAAACAGGCATAGATCGCAATAAGGCTCATTCCATTGTGAATCTGACTGGTAAGAAAAGCGCGATCTTTTGGCTGGCTAATATCTGCCTCATGCTGGGCATTCTTGGCGTACTAGCAATTTCCTGGTGGCAAAGGAATTTTGTGGTGGTGGGGCTAATTGCGCTCTGTTGCTTCTTGGGATATACCTACCAGGGACCTCCATTTCGATTTGGCTATCGCGGTTGGGGTGAGATTATCTGCTTCTTTGCCTTTGGGCCGTTAGCAGTATCAGCCGCCTATTACAGTCAGGCACAAACCTACTCCTGGGTAGCATTGCTCGCGTCGGGGATTGTTGGGATTGTCACCAGTCTAATTCTATTTTGCTCTCACTTCCACCAGGCAGAAGATGATATCGCGGCTGGCAAGCGATCGCCAATTGTCAAACTCGGTACATCTCGATCGGCTCGACTATTACCCTGGCTCTGTGGCAGCATTTACGCTTTGACGCTTTTGGGAATCGGTTTGGGCGCATTCCCAATCTGGACGGCACTGGTATTTACCAGCCTCCCGGCGGCGATCGGACTCTGCACCTGGGTAGGACGGAATCACGATCGCCCCGAATTGGTAAATAACTGCAAGTTCATCGCGGTTGGCTTGCACTTCTGGAGCGGAGTGTGCCTAGGTCTCGGTTTTATTCTTTAGCAGCAATTTATAGCGGTTTTCACTTGAGAACGGGTTTTATTTTTGGGGTGAAGGGGTGGAACACGGCAGTGGCTCTAGCGGGGAACCCCCAAGACCGCCCTGCTTCCCCTTCTTGGGGGCAACGCCCCCAAACCCCCTTCTCGTTTTCATCTGAAAACCGCTATAGCTAACGGATCTCTATGGCAATATGACTGAGCTTTTCAAAAATGTTGCGGCTGTAATCAATGGGCCACCAGTCATATAGAAATATCTCCAGCGGTCGCCACATAGCCACCCAGCCGATAATTAGCAGTCCTTCTTTGAAAATGTCAATTAACGTCTGATTATTCAGCCAGCCAATTAATCCACTGACACTAATGCAGAAAAATAAGAATACCAAGCCCACGATCAAAGCAACGCGCCCTTCACGCAGGATGGCGCGCAGTTCCTTATCTTTAGTCTGCCTGCGATAGTCGAAATAGTGATGGATGGCTTCTGGGACGATCTGTTTTGCTTCTTTCTTCAACTCATCGGGCAAGTAAAACACTAACTTCAGGGTGGTTTTGAGTGGGAACTCGCACACTGACTGGACGATATAATTTTCCACTTTGTCATCAAGATCTTTTTCTAAGAACGGCGATGGATCGAATGAATTAAATAGTTGGTGCAGATTGTTGAATTTCAGCTCGATTAGATAGATATTGCCTTCGCGATTGTAATAGGACTCTACTTTTTTCATCGGAACAGGGCAAGTTACTTTCAAAAAAGTATACTAGGTCGCCTCATCCTTTTTCTCGCCCCCTGTAATCAGTCTTGCTCCTCGCTGTTTAGTAAAGTAGTTCCAAGCCCATTGAGTCAATACCAATAACTTATTATCAAATTCAATTAGGTAATAAATGTGTAAGAAAGTCCAGATTAGCCATGCGGGTATGCCCGTAAACTTTAAGAAGCGCATGTCTACTACTGCCGCATGCTTGCCAATTACAGCTAAGTTACCCCAATCTGCATAACGAAAGGCTGGTAATTTTTTTTCTACCAGTCGGGCTTCGATCAGGTCTGCCACGTATTTTCCCTGCTGCATTGCGACTGGAGCTATACCAGGCAAGGGTTTATTGCCTTGATGGGCATAGTTTGCCAGATCGCCAATTACAAAAATATTAGGATAGTTGGCAATGCTTAGATCTGGTTCGACAATTACTCGGCCAGCTCGATCTAGCTGTACGCCAGTACAGTCGGCTAAAACTTTTCCCATCGACGATGCTTGCACTCCCGCTGCCCAGAGGATGTTTTCAGCCGTGATGTAGTCTGTGCGATCGCCACTGCGAACAGCCACCACCTTATCGCTAATTTCTGTGACTAGAGCTTGGGTCTTAACCTGCACGCCAAGACTCTTTAGCGCCCGCGCTGCCTCTAAGGATAGGTCGGCAGGATAGGTTGGTAATATGCGATCGGTACCTTCAATCAATACTATTTCCGTTTCCGTGGTATCGATACTGCTAAAGTCGCTTTTCAGCGTACCATGAGCGAGTTCGGCCAATGCCCCTGCCAGTTCTACACCAGTGGGACCGCCCCCAACGATCGCAAACGTCAGAAGGGCGCGCCGCTTTTGGGGATCGCATTCCTTTTCAGCCTTTTCAAACGCCAGTAAAATACGACGGCGCATTTCTACGGCATCTTCTAGGGTCTTAAGTCCGGGAGCATCCTCTGCCCAGCAATCGTTACCAAAATAATGATGGCTCACGCCAGTGGCAACGACTAGCGTGTCGTAGTCAATAGTTTCCCCGTTGCGGGTAATTAGTGTTTGTTTTTGAGTATCTATACCGGTAACCTCACCCATGAGCACCCTTGTGTTTTTGTGCTTTGCCAGGATGGCTCGCAAAGGAGAGGCAATGTCCGCCGGGGATAAGCCGCCTGTTGCCACCTGGTAGAGTAGCGGTTGAAAGAGATGAAAATTACGCTTGTCTAGTAAAGTAACCTGCACGGGGGATTTACCTAGCTCCTTAGCCGCATACAACCCACCAAACCCACCGCCCACAACTACGACATGATGAGCGTTAGGATCGGCTTTGGCAGAACTGTAGCGATCGGAGCTATTAGCTATTATTGTTTGCATCACAATTACCTCATGGGATCGGCAGAGGGGAATTTATGCAGATCGGAGTCTGACTTCTTCATTATGCTGAAATGCTACTGAAATGGTATGTAGCGTCAGCCACTATTCAACGCCATAAGGTTCTCACTGCCACGGATAGTATAGCTATAGCCAATAGGCTTAGGACGGGGTGCAGGGGTTCCACACGGCAGTGGCTCTAGCGGGGAACCCCCAAGACCGCCCTGCCTCCCCTGCGTGGGGGCGCAGCCCCCACACCCCCTGTCCTAACAGATCTGTCTACGGCTATATAGCAATTTTTAGATGAAAACGAGAAGGGGATTTGGGGGTGTTGCCGCCCAAGGCAGATTTACTAGCGATCGCAAGATCTTCCTTGAGGAGTAGCATCGGGATAAAACGTCACGATCGCATCTCTATCTTTGACAAAGACTGCCTGATAGTTTTTGCCTGAGTCGGCATCCCGTACAGATAGAATACATGCACCCTGGGCGTTCCCCCGCTCTTTATAGGCTTTGGTGGCAGCAAGCATTAGCTCCTCAGCATTGTTAACATAGGAGTAACCCTTGAGTTCGTCAGTCCAGGTTTGCCCATCCTTCTTAATTACTACACCCAAGGTATAAAGCACGCCAGGGATGACTTCCTCGCGATCGCGGTTATTCGCTAGACGACCGCCTTGCCCATTTTGCTGCAATTGCAGATATCGCCCCAAGAAATGTAAACCGCCAATTTTGGTTGCTCCTTCTAGCTCGCCACAAAAGATATGCTCGAAACCCTCTCGCTTTGTCCAAATTGAGGTGAGATCGTCCAAAAATTCTGCTGGCGAATTGCGCCCCGCGACTAATGAGCCTCCGACCGCAGCACGAATAGCACTGACCACGGATGGGTACTCGGATAGCAATCGCCTCACATCGCTACTCTTGAGCTTCGTTCCAATTGGGCCGCAGGTACGCAACACTGCGCGATCGAAATCATTGAGCGCCGGCGGTGGAGGTGTGATATCTACAACTCGCCTTTGGGGGCGGTTCACCTCTACCAGTACTTCGCTGGTAGAGGTATCGAAAAATGGCAGGAGAGCGTTATTGGGCTGGCTGCTAGCGATCGAAGAGGTACTTGAGGCACTACTTGCCGCACTACTCGACGAGCTGTTACTGACAGTACTAAATGTGCCACATGTAGCACTAACCCAGCGTCGTTGCGGCGTAACACCGGGAATTTCGAGCCAGATATATTCTCGCTTTGTGCTATTAAACCCGATCGCGTTATATTTCTGGTTCTTTGATACCCGAACATTGCCTGGGTTTGCACCATTTATCGCTCTAGGGGCAGCACAAGCACGGCTTGCAGTGAATGTGCCGGATTGCAGAACCTGAGCTTGAAGGATGTTGGCGGGTATGAATATTGCGATCGTTAGTATTGCAGTTAATACACCTAAAGCGATCGCTCTGGCGATCGCGATTGAAATTCCCATCCAAATTTCCATAAGTACCCATCCAAAGTTATTTACATCGATAGCGCTACTCGAAATCCAATCTGATTTAACCAAACGTCCGGCGTATACTTACCACGCGCAGCAGCACGACAACGACCCGGAATCGCAAACCACGATCCCCCTCGCACGACGCGATATTCATCGTCGCCATCCTCTTCCCAAATGCTTCCATTGTTGGGTGCGCCCTTGTAGTTGTCATGCCAAGGATCGGCACACCACTCCCATACTTGACCGTGCATGTCAGCTAGGCCAAAGGGGTTACAGACAGAGAAACTATTTACGGCAAGGGTTTGGGTGCGATATTCTCCTAGAGGGCCAAAGCCATAGCCAGAGGAACCATCATAGTTAGCTAAGTCGGTCGAAATCGTATGCCCATAACAAAAGGGTGTCTTTGTGCCGCCTCGACAGGCATATTCCCATTCGGCTTCGCTAGGTAAGCGATAATCCCTACCAGTGGCTCGTGACAGGCGAGTGCAAAATTCCATCGCCTCGAACCATGAAATGCTTTCTACGGGTCTATCTGAGCTTTTAAATTCCGATGGGTCGGGGTTAAGCACCAGAGGCTTAGC includes:
- a CDS encoding endonuclease MutS2, with the translated sequence MQAETLELLEWQRLCQHLATFAATKLGTVAAVQLGIPENRDRSLELLTQTKEVCHLESKLPGGISLEGIHDIANAVLRAQKHGILLPEELWQVATTLAGARNLRRSLDSVEGCDRLQALVSDLRTYPELEQEIYRCIDEGGTVLDRASEKLGNLRSALRQVRDRIFSSLQGIMQRNHSALQENIITQRSDRYVLAVKAPQKDRIPGIVHDASSTGMTVYIEPHAVVPENNKLRQLARQEQAEIEVILQRLSTQVAAVAEDLLRLLEIVTEIDLAIARARYAYWLGANPPAFVEGTINGNITLRQLRHPLLVWQQQHEQGHAVVPVDVTIDSTIRVVVITGPNTGGKTATLKTFGLAALMAKAGMFVPAREPVELPWFDAVLADIGDEQSLQQSLSTFSGHIRRIARILAQTSPQSLVLLDEVGAGTDPTEGSAIARALLEHLADRARLTVATTHFGELKTLKYQDPRFENASVEFDDVQLAPTYRLQWGIPGRSNAIAISRRLGLPDEILEPAQNHLGTGSAEINTAIAELEAQRREQVSKTEAAAELLQATEKLHREIGEKSAVLRSQYQELRAMQENEVAAAIKQAKKEIARVIRKLQAGDGSAQAAQHAEQRCEELSKRHLPSQQVQTKPQATTYTPQVGDRVRIVSLNQKVQVLSLPNSAGELSVRLGQMKMTVNLKDIEPISV
- the nblS gene encoding two-component system sensor histidine kinase NblS; translation: MALVTLLVSLLMSGVTFWAVNDIQTDARLSDTRFGRDLGLLLADNVAHLVAEDNLAEVARLSKNFYDSSSSIRYILYADNNGEIYYGIPFSSSEVKNSLTIRRRIQIPKEPNTTPGRPQVRQHATPEGEVTDVFVNLTDSGKSLGTLAIGINPNPTAVVSSNLTLDVATAVFVSIWAMVILGAASNAVTITKPIKELVVGVQSIASGNFKQRIDLPFGGELGELIRSFNNMAIRLASYEEQNIEELTAEKAKLETLVSTIADGAVLLDADMKVMLANPAAIAILDLDASKVIGTNILQILPAPVATEISRPLLEIAVGEREGGEFRIMHAGEPGEGGFNHSLRFWIDTVMGTSNTVRGIAMTVQDITREVELNAAQSRFISNVSHELRTPLFNIKSFIETLYEYGDELTDEQKHEFLDTANRETDRLTRLVNDVLDLSRLESGKQYVFDAVDLNQTVEQTVRTYQLNARDKGVELRKEISPNLAKVWGNYDLLLQVLANLVGNALKFTNPGGQVFIRAYEWQDQNATIPHRSVNRVRVEVADTGIGIDSEDQRRIFDRFFRVENRVHTLEGTGLGLSIVRNIIEKHHSSVHLKSEVGVGTTFWFDLSVFQDKCDLPFVVASLDSVTPQVDPAVG
- a CDS encoding phospholipase D-like domain-containing protein — encoded protein: MNNWLLRQRQKHPWGIYALLFVLGLAIAIGIYFIFFRAEEKLDAKVPSLPQHPQIQVYMNHNESDSYTDRYRRILRYGDNLERILLDNINQADTSIDVAVQELRLPSIVKALIERQKAGVKVRLILDNTYNRSYSEYTSAEIAKLNSRAKQKYRDFFAFVDVNRDGKLSPTEISDRDAIVILKNSNLPYIDDTADNSRGTGLMHHKFMVIDEKVILAGSANYTMSDIHGDFSNPNSTGNANNLVRIENEEVAKLFTQEFDLMWGDGPGGQANSLFGSKKPYRKVKYVLVGDAQVRVKFSPDSRNLSFEQTSSGLIGTVLASGEQSADLALFVFSEPVLGNILETRQKKNVNVRVLVDSNFAYRNYATTLDMWGFVSTQDCKFGNGRPWAAPIKTAGIPSLSAGDLLHHKFATIDRHLVVTGSHNWSINANYNNDEAIVAINNPVVAAHFQREFDRLYANAILGPTVKLKKSAPTICPSKLKGIFKPENQTLVPAKTQAIESEETLPNE
- the hslO gene encoding Hsp33 family molecular chaperone HslO yields the protein MADQLLRATAADGGIRAVGLISTQLTEEARRRHKMSAVATAALGRTMSAGLLLSSSMKKAEARINIRINGDGPLGVVFADAGLDGTVRGYVTNPQVELPPNDKGKLDVGKAVGRNGFVYVVKDTGYDYPYSSTVELVSGEIGEDLTHYLVSSEQTPSALLLGVFVDKTGVAAAGGLLLQVLPQAAHDVRLIELLESRISALTGFTPLLRQGKSLSGVMQDLLGDLGLEIFPETQLVRFQCKCSFDRVLGALKMLGEAELKDMIVKDDGAEATCHFCAQVYQADSDQLARLIDDLRADALSTR
- the menA gene encoding 2-carboxy-1,4-naphthoquinone phytyltransferase, producing the protein MLQSAERAIPDPQDSAAKRKLWLAAIKPPMYSVAIIPITTGTAIAFHETGIMHWGVFANFLISAILILVWENLSNDVFDSETGIDRNKAHSIVNLTGKKSAIFWLANICLMLGILGVLAISWWQRNFVVVGLIALCCFLGYTYQGPPFRFGYRGWGEIICFFAFGPLAVSAAYYSQAQTYSWVALLASGIVGIVTSLILFCSHFHQAEDDIAAGKRSPIVKLGTSRSARLLPWLCGSIYALTLLGIGLGAFPIWTALVFTSLPAAIGLCTWVGRNHDRPELVNNCKFIAVGLHFWSGVCLGLGFIL